The proteins below come from a single Roseiflexus sp. RS-1 genomic window:
- a CDS encoding DUF4058 family protein: protein MRSPFPGMDPFLEAPDIWPDVHTELISSMRSELTSILSPHFIVTIEQRLIVSEEETPPVGAIIPDLAVVTPARPGVTAPLDAGYTAPTLIEPLPEPEVRERFIEIRDARTRRVVTIIELLSPANKTPGAPSATAFERKRAVVFESRTNWIEIDLLRAGARFTATAGKSDYCVLLKRATDYRYEVWFIDLRDPLPTILVPTTVEFGVVTLNLQQVFETAYARARYGDWVDYSAPVPPPPLPPADAAWVRERVQRWLAAKATQSAEG, encoded by the coding sequence ATGCGCTCGCCATTTCCCGGCATGGACCCCTTCCTCGAAGCGCCCGACATCTGGCCCGATGTGCATACTGAACTGATCAGCAGTATGCGCAGTGAGCTGACGAGTATCTTAAGTCCGCACTTTATTGTCACTATTGAACAGCGCCTGATCGTCAGCGAAGAGGAGACGCCGCCGGTCGGCGCCATCATTCCCGATCTGGCGGTCGTCACTCCGGCGCGTCCAGGCGTGACGGCGCCGCTCGACGCCGGGTATACCGCCCCGACCCTGATTGAACCGCTGCCGGAACCGGAGGTGCGCGAGCGCTTCATCGAAATCCGCGACGCGCGCACGCGCCGCGTGGTGACGATTATCGAGCTCCTGTCGCCAGCCAACAAGACCCCCGGCGCCCCCAGCGCGACCGCCTTTGAACGCAAACGCGCCGTGGTGTTCGAGTCGCGCACCAACTGGATCGAAATCGACCTGCTGCGCGCCGGGGCGCGCTTCACGGCGACGGCGGGCAAGAGCGACTACTGCGTGCTGCTGAAGCGCGCGACCGATTATCGCTACGAAGTGTGGTTCATCGACCTGCGCGACCCGTTGCCGACGATTCTTGTGCCGACGACCGTCGAGTTCGGCGTGGTGACGCTGAACCTGCAACAGGTGTTCGAGACGGCGTATGCGCGCGCGCGGTACGGCGATTGGGTGGATTACAGTGCGCCCGTGCCGCCGCCGCCGCTGCCGCCAGCAGACGCCGCCTGGGTGCGGGAGCGGGTGCAACGCTGGCTGGCGGCGAAAGCGACGCAATCAGCGGAAGGGTAG
- a CDS encoding YkgJ family cysteine cluster protein, giving the protein MQRFDCRAGCGACCIAPSISSPIPGMPDGKPAGVRCVQLSADNRCMLFGRPERPAVCVSLRPTAEMCGTTNEEAFIFLTTLEHATQPG; this is encoded by the coding sequence ATGCAACGGTTCGACTGTCGAGCGGGATGTGGCGCGTGCTGTATTGCTCCTTCGATCTCATCGCCGATCCCCGGTATGCCGGACGGCAAACCGGCAGGTGTGCGCTGCGTGCAGTTAAGCGCCGATAATCGCTGCATGCTGTTTGGGCGTCCTGAACGACCAGCGGTATGTGTTTCGCTGCGACCAACAGCGGAGATGTGTGGAACGACGAACGAGGAAGCGTTCATATTCCTGACAACACTGGAACATGCAACACAGCCAGGATGA
- a CDS encoding tetratricopeptide repeat protein: MHDNAEPKVAAWRRWLAHLWYMWGGSLTYWGLRTADVSFFHAADGAYSRAIAIWSDFSGAYFQRGIIRERELGQRIAGIRDLSRAIELSPEWPEPYLRRGLILRFHGNPHEAIADLERYLELSGDSSWRDEAERQIAALRAEC; the protein is encoded by the coding sequence ATGCACGACAATGCCGAACCGAAGGTTGCTGCGTGGCGTCGCTGGCTCGCACATCTCTGGTACATGTGGGGCGGGAGCCTGACGTATTGGGGTTTGCGAACGGCGGATGTCAGTTTCTTCCATGCAGCGGATGGCGCGTACAGTCGCGCGATTGCGATCTGGTCCGACTTCAGCGGCGCCTACTTCCAGCGCGGCATTATCCGCGAACGCGAGCTTGGTCAACGCATCGCCGGCATCCGCGACCTGAGCCGCGCAATAGAGTTATCGCCGGAATGGCCCGAACCATACCTTCGCCGTGGACTGATCCTCCGTTTCCACGGCAACCCTCACGAAGCTATTGCCGACCTCGAGCGCTATCTGGAACTGAGTGGCGACTCGTCCTGGCGCGATGAGGCGGAGCGACAGATTGCTGCGCTGCGAGCGGAATGCTGA
- a CDS encoding MFS transporter, whose amino-acid sequence MPEEAQSRVAPASRDANLTTTQLIIVTGGRLALVAAFRIIYPLQPFLTGELGIDLRTVSALITVQLAASMLSPIGGALADTRGERTTMSGGLALFASGTLLCALSPSFLAFLIGYILVGLAVALYQPAAQAYLAARTPYTRRGWALGMFETSWALGALLGVAPLMQVVQETQQSAPVFWILLVAGLASLALVHTLLPDGQRHAPNETQRVEWRELRTPGALLALLFMALTLCAYDLIQIVQAPWLREALAANEAQLGQLLALAGIGELVGSLGVALLGDRLGIRRSTAAGFLLAAMCVTALPFAGQAWTWLLPVYLLLYVSFEYAIVASFPLVSAVAPAARGTMLALSSAAIGAGRVVASLVATSLWLTFGIGWTATITAAILCMSLLCLLVVRPQE is encoded by the coding sequence ATGCCGGAAGAAGCGCAGAGCCGCGTCGCTCCAGCGAGCCGGGACGCCAATCTGACAACGACCCAATTGATCATTGTCACCGGCGGTCGTCTGGCGCTGGTTGCCGCATTTCGCATCATTTATCCGTTACAGCCGTTCCTCACCGGCGAACTGGGCATCGATCTGCGCACCGTCAGCGCGTTGATCACCGTGCAACTGGCGGCATCGATGCTGAGTCCGATCGGCGGGGCGCTGGCGGATACCAGGGGTGAGCGCACAACGATGAGCGGCGGACTGGCGCTCTTCGCGTCTGGCACGCTGCTGTGCGCCCTTTCACCATCATTTCTTGCCTTTCTGATCGGCTACATTCTTGTTGGTCTGGCGGTCGCGCTCTACCAGCCGGCAGCGCAGGCATATCTGGCGGCACGCACGCCCTATACGCGCCGTGGATGGGCGTTGGGCATGTTCGAGACATCCTGGGCGCTGGGGGCGCTGCTTGGTGTGGCGCCGTTGATGCAGGTCGTCCAGGAGACACAGCAGTCGGCGCCGGTCTTCTGGATCCTGCTTGTCGCCGGTCTGGCATCGCTGGCGCTGGTGCACACGTTGCTGCCGGATGGACAGCGGCATGCGCCGAATGAAACGCAGCGGGTCGAGTGGCGGGAACTGCGCACGCCAGGAGCGCTGCTGGCGCTGCTGTTCATGGCGTTGACCCTCTGCGCGTATGACCTGATCCAGATTGTGCAGGCGCCCTGGTTGCGTGAGGCGCTCGCGGCGAATGAGGCGCAATTGGGACAACTGCTCGCGCTGGCGGGCATCGGCGAACTGGTCGGTTCGCTGGGAGTCGCGCTCCTGGGGGATCGGCTGGGGATTCGGCGCTCGACTGCCGCCGGATTTCTTTTGGCGGCGATGTGTGTTACGGCGTTGCCATTCGCAGGGCAGGCGTGGACCTGGCTGCTGCCGGTGTATCTGCTGCTCTACGTGTCGTTCGAGTACGCGATTGTTGCGTCCTTCCCGCTGGTCTCGGCAGTGGCGCCGGCGGCGCGCGGAACCATGCTCGCGCTCAGCTCAGCCGCCATCGGCGCCGGGCGCGTCGTCGCGTCGCTGGTCGCCACATCGCTCTGGCTCACGTTCGGCATCGGCTGGACGGCGACGATCACTGCGGCGATCCTTTGTATGTCGCTCCTCTGCTTGCTGGTGGTCCGACCGCAGGAGTAG
- a CDS encoding VOC family protein, giving the protein MKRPRVQHVSLPRPPRSDEATRAFYGTLLGFEEIPAPASLADLDVIWYRLGDAELHLFAEEPYPDRSGRHVCIEVEDLDEVRARLIAAGYTPEDTIAIPGRPRFFCRDPFGNRIEFTTIIDDYLKYQK; this is encoded by the coding sequence ATGAAACGGCCACGAGTGCAGCATGTAAGCCTGCCGCGTCCACCTCGCAGTGATGAAGCCACCCGCGCTTTCTATGGGACGTTGCTCGGTTTTGAAGAGATTCCCGCCCCTGCATCGCTTGCCGATCTCGATGTCATCTGGTATCGCCTCGGTGATGCCGAACTCCATCTCTTTGCCGAAGAACCATACCCTGATCGCTCCGGGAGGCATGTGTGCATCGAGGTGGAAGACCTCGACGAGGTGCGCGCGCGACTGATTGCAGCCGGTTACACTCCCGAAGACACCATCGCCATTCCGGGACGACCGCGGTTCTTCTGCCGCGACCCGTTCGGCAACCGGATCGAGTTCACCACCATCATCGATGACTATCTGAAATATCAGAAGTAG
- a CDS encoding Gfo/Idh/MocA family protein produces MSNTIGVGLVGYKFMGKAHSNGYRQVAAFFPDVALRPVMKAICGRDEAAVRAAAAQFGWEGYETDWKKLVSRDDIGLIDVSTPGDTHAAISIAAAENGKHVFCEKPLANTLAEARQMLDAVQRNKVVGMVNFNYRRVPAVQLAKTLIDSGRLGRIYHWRAVYLQDWIMDPNFPLVWRLQKDVAGAGTLGDLGAHIIDLARMLVGEITEVTGLTETFIKRRPVLAATTGGLGAAAGAEMGEVTVDDAALFLARFANGAVGTFEVTRFAKGRANYNSFEINGSKGSIRFNLERMNELEVLLDDDMPDVAGFRTVLVTNGNAHKYLSAWWPAGHIIGWEHTFTHGIYDLLNGIAAGTSPAPTFEDGLRCQAILDAVERSAGSRQWVEPEY; encoded by the coding sequence ATGTCGAACACCATTGGCGTCGGCCTGGTCGGCTACAAGTTCATGGGCAAAGCGCACTCCAACGGATACCGGCAGGTTGCCGCGTTCTTCCCGGATGTCGCGCTACGCCCGGTGATGAAAGCGATCTGCGGGCGCGACGAGGCAGCGGTGCGCGCCGCAGCCGCACAGTTTGGCTGGGAAGGATACGAAACCGACTGGAAGAAACTGGTATCGCGCGACGATATCGGTCTGATCGATGTCTCGACCCCCGGCGATACCCACGCCGCGATCAGCATTGCAGCCGCCGAGAACGGCAAGCATGTCTTCTGCGAAAAACCGCTGGCAAACACCCTCGCCGAAGCGCGTCAGATGCTCGACGCAGTACAGCGCAACAAGGTCGTCGGCATGGTCAACTTCAACTATCGCCGCGTTCCGGCGGTGCAACTCGCCAAAACGCTGATCGACTCCGGTCGCCTGGGGAGGATCTATCACTGGCGCGCCGTCTATTTGCAGGACTGGATCATGGACCCCAACTTCCCGCTGGTCTGGCGGTTGCAGAAGGATGTCGCCGGTGCGGGAACGCTGGGCGATCTTGGCGCTCATATCATCGATCTGGCGCGCATGCTGGTCGGTGAAATCACCGAGGTGACAGGGTTGACCGAGACATTCATCAAGCGCCGACCGGTGCTGGCGGCGACGACCGGCGGATTGGGCGCGGCTGCGGGTGCGGAAATGGGTGAGGTAACGGTCGATGATGCAGCGCTGTTCCTGGCGCGATTCGCCAACGGCGCCGTTGGTACGTTTGAAGTCACGCGCTTCGCCAAAGGACGCGCAAACTACAACAGTTTCGAAATCAACGGCAGCAAGGGCAGCATTCGCTTCAATCTCGAACGCATGAATGAACTGGAAGTGCTGCTCGATGACGATATGCCCGACGTTGCCGGATTCCGCACCGTGCTGGTCACCAATGGCAATGCGCACAAATATCTGAGCGCCTGGTGGCCCGCCGGTCATATCATCGGATGGGAGCACACGTTCACCCACGGCATCTACGACCTGCTGAACGGTATTGCCGCTGGCACGTCGCCCGCCCCGACGTTCGAGGACGGTCTGCGCTGCCAGGCGATCCTCGATGCGGTTGAACGTTCAGCCGGAAGCAGGCAGTGGGTGGAGCCGGAGTATTAG
- a CDS encoding sugar phosphate isomerase/epimerase family protein: MPRPVTLFTGQWADLPLATLAAKAKSFGYDGLELACWGDHFEVDKALESDRYIREKRELLEQHGLQCFAISNHLVGQCVCDRIDERHKAIIPARIWGDGDPEGVRQRAAEEMKNTARAAAAFGVKQVNGFTGSSIWHLIYSFPPNIPEQIEAGYADFAARWNPIMDVFDEVGVRFGLEVHPTEIAYDIVTTEKTLAAIGRRPAFGINFDPSHLIHQFVDPVLFIETFADRIYHVHVKESRRNLNGRTSILASHLNFGDPRRGWDFVSPGHGDIQWDPIFRALTRIGYTGPLSVEWEDSGMDREFGAAEACALVKKSDFPPSAVAFDAAFQKS; encoded by the coding sequence ATGCCACGTCCGGTCACTCTATTCACGGGCCAGTGGGCGGACCTGCCGCTGGCGACGCTGGCTGCGAAAGCGAAGAGTTTCGGATACGACGGGTTGGAACTCGCCTGCTGGGGCGATCATTTCGAGGTCGATAAGGCGCTCGAGTCTGACCGCTACATCCGCGAGAAGCGCGAACTGCTCGAACAGCACGGATTGCAGTGCTTTGCCATCAGCAACCACCTGGTCGGGCAATGCGTATGCGACCGTATCGATGAGCGTCACAAGGCGATCATTCCGGCACGCATCTGGGGGGATGGCGATCCGGAGGGGGTGCGACAGCGCGCTGCCGAGGAGATGAAGAACACGGCGCGCGCCGCCGCCGCCTTCGGCGTCAAACAGGTGAACGGCTTCACCGGTTCGTCGATCTGGCATCTGATCTACTCCTTCCCGCCCAACATTCCGGAGCAGATCGAAGCAGGATACGCCGATTTCGCCGCGCGCTGGAACCCAATTATGGATGTGTTCGATGAAGTCGGAGTGCGCTTCGGTCTTGAGGTGCATCCGACCGAGATCGCTTATGATATTGTGACCACCGAGAAAACCCTGGCCGCCATCGGGCGCCGCCCGGCGTTCGGCATTAATTTCGACCCCAGCCACCTGATCCATCAGTTCGTCGATCCGGTGCTGTTTATCGAAACGTTTGCCGACCGGATCTATCACGTGCACGTGAAGGAGAGTCGGCGTAACCTGAACGGACGCACCAGCATTCTGGCATCGCATCTCAACTTCGGCGATCCACGCCGGGGATGGGATTTCGTATCACCTGGACACGGTGATATTCAGTGGGATCCGATCTTCCGCGCGCTGACCCGCATCGGTTACACCGGTCCGCTCTCGGTGGAATGGGAAGACAGCGGGATGGACCGCGAGTTTGGCGCAGCAGAAGCCTGTGCGCTGGTCAAGAAGAGCGACTTCCCGCCCAGCGCCGTCGCCTTCGACGCGGCATTCCAGAAGTCGTGA
- a CDS encoding SDR family NAD(P)-dependent oxidoreductase, whose product MSRLLDGKVAIVTGASREIGATMAELLAAHGCAVLAAHFGEAERAEALAERIRANGGRILIHDADLSRVAANQALIARAVDAFGRVDILAANAGLTISAPFLATTEEQWDTLFDLNVKGSFFAAQAAARQMIAQQSGGRIIFSASVTGVQAIPGLSAYGITKAALRHMAKTLACELGLYGITVNALGIGAIVNERNRNDDPEYEAHWGRVTPTGRVGLPTDVAQALLFLASPEAAHITGQTLIIDGGWTLTSPLPPSS is encoded by the coding sequence ATGAGCAGGTTACTTGACGGAAAAGTCGCTATTGTGACCGGCGCCAGTCGGGAGATCGGCGCTACGATGGCTGAATTGCTGGCGGCGCATGGGTGCGCAGTGCTGGCGGCGCACTTCGGTGAGGCGGAGCGTGCGGAGGCGCTGGCGGAACGCATTCGTGCAAACGGCGGGCGCATCCTGATCCACGACGCCGATCTATCGCGGGTTGCGGCGAACCAGGCATTGATCGCACGCGCCGTGGATGCCTTTGGGCGCGTCGATATTCTGGCGGCGAACGCCGGACTGACCATCAGCGCGCCCTTTCTCGCCACAACCGAAGAACAGTGGGACACCCTGTTCGATCTGAACGTCAAAGGATCGTTCTTCGCCGCGCAGGCCGCCGCACGCCAGATGATCGCGCAGCAAAGCGGCGGGCGCATCATCTTCTCCGCTTCGGTGACCGGCGTGCAGGCAATTCCCGGCTTGAGCGCCTATGGGATCACCAAGGCGGCGCTGCGTCATATGGCAAAAACGCTGGCGTGCGAACTCGGTCTGTATGGCATTACGGTCAATGCGCTGGGCATCGGGGCCATTGTGAATGAACGCAACCGCAACGACGACCCGGAGTACGAAGCGCACTGGGGACGCGTCACACCCACCGGGCGCGTCGGACTGCCGACCGATGTGGCGCAGGCGCTCCTGTTCCTGGCATCGCCAGAAGCGGCGCACATCACCGGTCAGACCCTGATCATCGACGGCGGCTGGACGCTGACCAGTCCTCTGCCGCCATCTTCCTGA
- a CDS encoding DUF4332 domain-containing protein → MKLAQVEGLEPDVIARLSATGIETTHDLLARGAEPAGRAEITGASGLTEPALLSILFRADLERVHGIGWDYAGLLVEAGVSTVTDLAHRQAEELRKRLAAVNAERGLVKRVPSLAQVTAWIDHARTLPGVLTFGGGGETY, encoded by the coding sequence ATGAAACTGGCGCAGGTCGAAGGACTCGAACCGGATGTGATCGCCCGCCTCAGCGCGACAGGCATTGAGACAACCCATGATCTGCTGGCACGCGGCGCCGAACCTGCTGGCAGAGCTGAGATTACCGGCGCTTCCGGTTTGACCGAACCCGCCCTGCTCAGCATTCTGTTTCGCGCCGATCTGGAACGGGTGCACGGGATCGGGTGGGATTACGCCGGTCTGCTGGTGGAAGCCGGGGTCAGCACGGTGACCGATCTGGCGCATCGCCAGGCGGAAGAGTTACGCAAACGCCTGGCAGCAGTCAATGCTGAGCGCGGTCTGGTGAAGCGCGTACCATCGCTGGCGCAGGTGACTGCCTGGATCGACCACGCGCGCACCCTGCCGGGTGTGCTCACGTTTGGCGGCGGCGGCGAAACATATTGA
- the xylA gene encoding xylose isomerase, with translation MSDMYEPKPEHKFTFGLWTVGNIGRDPFGEPVRQPLSPVEIVHLLAEVGAYGVNFHDNDLIPIDATPADRDRILREFKAALQETGLVVPMATTNLFADPVFKDGAFTSNDPKVRAYALQKTMRAIDLGVECGAKVYVFWGGREGVESDAAKDPQEGLKRYREAINFLCAYVKDQGYDLKFALEPKPNEPRGDIYLATVGHALAFINTLDYPDMVGLNPEVAHETMAGLNFLHGVAQAWDAGKLFHIDLNDQVIGRYDQDFRFGAVNLKAAFFLVRFLEKVGYQGSRHFDAHAYRTEDYEGVKAFARGCMRTYLILKEKARRFDEDAEIQALLAEISADDGSMAPFQGGYSREKAAALKAHPFDRAALGRRGLAYERLDQLTNELLLGVR, from the coding sequence ATGAGTGACATGTACGAACCCAAACCCGAACACAAATTCACCTTCGGACTCTGGACGGTTGGCAACATCGGGCGTGATCCGTTCGGCGAACCGGTGCGCCAGCCTCTTTCGCCGGTCGAAATCGTCCATCTGCTGGCGGAAGTTGGCGCGTATGGCGTCAATTTCCACGACAACGACCTGATCCCGATCGATGCAACACCGGCGGATCGCGACCGCATTCTACGCGAGTTCAAGGCGGCGCTCCAGGAAACCGGCCTCGTTGTGCCGATGGCGACGACCAACCTCTTTGCCGATCCGGTCTTCAAGGATGGCGCCTTTACCTCGAACGATCCTAAAGTGCGCGCATACGCGCTACAAAAAACAATGCGCGCAATCGATCTGGGCGTTGAATGTGGCGCGAAGGTGTACGTTTTCTGGGGCGGTCGCGAAGGCGTTGAGAGTGACGCGGCGAAGGATCCGCAGGAAGGGTTGAAACGCTACCGCGAAGCGATCAATTTCCTCTGCGCCTATGTGAAAGACCAGGGGTACGACCTGAAATTCGCGCTCGAACCCAAGCCGAACGAGCCGCGCGGCGACATCTATCTGGCGACTGTCGGGCACGCGCTGGCGTTCATCAACACGCTCGACTACCCGGACATGGTCGGGCTGAACCCGGAAGTCGCCCATGAAACAATGGCAGGACTGAACTTCCTGCACGGCGTCGCGCAGGCGTGGGATGCTGGCAAACTGTTCCATATCGACCTGAACGATCAGGTAATCGGGCGCTACGATCAGGATTTCCGCTTCGGAGCGGTCAATCTGAAAGCCGCCTTCTTCCTGGTGCGCTTCCTGGAAAAGGTCGGGTACCAGGGGAGTCGTCACTTCGATGCACACGCCTACCGCACCGAGGATTATGAAGGGGTGAAAGCGTTTGCCCGCGGCTGTATGCGCACCTACCTGATCTTGAAAGAAAAGGCGCGCCGCTTTGACGAAGATGCCGAGATTCAGGCGTTGCTGGCGGAAATCTCTGCCGACGACGGCTCGATGGCGCCGTTCCAGGGCGGCTACAGCCGCGAAAAGGCTGCCGCGCTCAAGGCGCATCCGTTCGACCGGGCGGCGCTTGGGCGACGCGGGCTGGCGTATGAGCGCCTCGATCAACTGACGAACGAATTGTTGCTCGGCGTTCGTTAA
- a CDS encoding PKD domain-containing protein, producing the protein MRCNRALVWLGILLIASMLPVSSPTHSTAIAQSAPDGPQPGDVFREYAFPQRLTLCFRPSNSASCNNIPVERSAGLTFNPAGAVRAELAVEYWGGHIGTRQHFRVNSQDYWQPLPPIQNVPAGARQHCYFRSVLGRTLPLDLSQLRNGENRFRFTIGHNNQYGQDISCPGNFGWGTTYVYGFIARLYYTPGSIPAPGGTIVSPAQNATIGEMPQITVQATPPTGRTIARVDVIGEYLDYDWDGNGVLREWQYQMARTQMQRHIGQAVRDGNVYRVVWNTTWIPDQVDANGNPLPVRLMAKITDSDGVSIMTAARTVWFQRSGRQVRMYTSSHDHGASAQRVFGVPQNFGPRNSQTVTSTLTIADDPTGAAAARMIIHTWAGDQTKEEPTVRDRITINDVPIVNVNARAPETPTPPIGADHHWSFDWRDVPVSALIQGDNLFRVWTNRQGHHLEIAWPGPALMVEWVDAPYAHDQVVVTPEDTPITITLTGSTPFVNPLTIAPISNPSRGTLSGAGSTRIYTPQAHYNGTDRFDFRVSSSDGQDNGTIYIVVTPVNDAPVLNPAPRTLPSIDEDIPDASNPGTTVGALLTDMVTDVDSDALPAGIALVGASGNGTWQYSLDGAAWLDVGTVSITSALTLEPTARIRFRPAPNFFGQASVTYRAWDRSDGAANGQRGVNPGNGGGTSAYSSATATATITVNPVNDPPEITLSSNVTTTHILALFNVSGSVVDIEDETLNVTIDFGDGVSNTLTSQRTFDVTHQYQRSGAYTVTVTVRDSAQATASASFVVRAVNDPPEVTLDATTPSSVHIFTPFSGAGSFSDTENDSITLQIDFGDGTPAQTITPATDRTFTFNHRYERSGQYTMTVTVRDSESTTRTTYPVRVINHPPVVTISAPAQIKRDDPFVGAGSFSDVEEVPLSNWNATVDYGDGSGPQPLALSDEKRFVLNHSYAEEGTYTVTVRVSDREGAIGTASISVRVSRYFVVYVPMVVR; encoded by the coding sequence ATGCGATGCAATCGTGCCCTTGTATGGCTTGGAATCCTCCTTATTGCGAGCATGCTGCCGGTTTCATCCCCCACCCACTCGACCGCCATTGCGCAGAGTGCGCCCGATGGACCACAACCGGGTGACGTGTTTCGTGAGTATGCATTTCCGCAACGCCTGACACTCTGCTTCCGTCCTTCCAATTCTGCATCGTGCAACAACATTCCGGTAGAACGCTCTGCGGGTCTGACATTCAACCCGGCTGGCGCAGTGCGCGCTGAACTGGCGGTCGAATACTGGGGCGGTCACATCGGAACCCGCCAGCATTTTCGCGTCAACAGTCAGGATTACTGGCAACCTTTGCCACCGATCCAGAATGTTCCCGCAGGCGCTCGCCAGCACTGCTATTTCCGCTCCGTGCTGGGACGCACCCTGCCGCTTGATCTGAGTCAATTGCGAAACGGCGAGAATCGCTTCCGCTTTACAATCGGGCACAACAATCAGTATGGTCAGGACATCAGTTGTCCAGGCAACTTTGGTTGGGGAACAACGTATGTCTACGGTTTCATCGCCCGCCTCTACTACACACCCGGCAGTATTCCCGCTCCCGGCGGCACAATCGTATCGCCCGCCCAAAACGCGACCATCGGTGAAATGCCGCAGATCACCGTCCAGGCGACGCCTCCAACCGGACGGACAATAGCGCGGGTTGATGTGATCGGTGAGTATCTCGATTACGACTGGGATGGCAACGGCGTGTTGCGCGAATGGCAGTACCAGATGGCGCGCACCCAGATGCAACGCCATATCGGTCAGGCGGTGCGTGACGGAAATGTGTATCGCGTGGTGTGGAATACGACATGGATTCCGGATCAGGTCGATGCGAACGGCAACCCGTTGCCGGTCCGTCTCATGGCGAAGATCACCGATAGCGACGGGGTATCGATTATGACCGCAGCGCGCACCGTATGGTTTCAACGCAGCGGTCGTCAGGTGCGTATGTACACCTCCTCACACGATCACGGCGCTTCAGCGCAGCGCGTCTTTGGCGTGCCGCAGAACTTTGGTCCGCGCAATTCGCAGACCGTGACATCGACCCTTACCATCGCCGATGATCCAACCGGCGCCGCCGCCGCACGCATGATCATCCATACATGGGCTGGCGATCAGACGAAAGAAGAGCCGACGGTTCGTGATCGTATCACGATCAACGATGTTCCAATCGTTAATGTCAATGCCCGCGCTCCCGAAACTCCCACCCCGCCGATTGGCGCCGATCATCACTGGAGTTTCGACTGGCGCGATGTGCCGGTATCGGCACTGATCCAGGGCGATAATCTCTTTCGTGTGTGGACGAATCGGCAGGGTCATCACCTGGAGATCGCGTGGCCCGGTCCGGCGCTGATGGTCGAATGGGTGGACGCTCCTTATGCCCATGACCAGGTGGTTGTCACTCCGGAAGATACGCCGATAACAATCACGCTGACCGGATCGACGCCTTTTGTCAATCCATTGACGATCGCCCCGATCAGCAATCCTTCACGTGGAACGCTCAGCGGCGCAGGATCGACCCGTATCTATACGCCGCAGGCACATTACAACGGAACTGACCGGTTCGACTTCCGCGTTTCCAGCAGTGATGGGCAGGACAACGGAACGATCTATATCGTCGTTACACCGGTCAACGACGCACCGGTGCTAAACCCTGCACCACGAACATTGCCATCCATCGATGAAGATATCCCTGACGCCAGCAATCCGGGCACAACGGTTGGCGCGCTGCTTACCGACATGGTTACCGATGTCGATTCTGATGCTCTTCCGGCAGGAATAGCGCTGGTGGGCGCCAGCGGCAACGGGACATGGCAGTACTCGCTCGATGGCGCTGCATGGCTGGATGTCGGCACGGTATCGATAACCAGCGCGCTCACGCTCGAACCAACCGCCCGGATCAGGTTCCGTCCCGCACCGAACTTTTTCGGGCAGGCGAGTGTCACCTACCGCGCATGGGATCGCAGTGACGGCGCAGCCAATGGTCAGCGCGGCGTCAATCCTGGCAATGGCGGCGGAACGAGCGCCTACAGCAGCGCCACGGCAACGGCAACGATCACCGTGAATCCGGTCAACGACCCGCCGGAGATCACACTCTCCAGCAACGTTACCACGACCCACATCCTGGCATTGTTCAATGTGAGCGGATCGGTCGTCGATATCGAAGACGAGACATTGAACGTGACGATCGATTTTGGCGATGGCGTGTCCAATACCCTCACGTCGCAGCGCACATTCGATGTTACCCATCAGTACCAACGCAGTGGCGCCTATACTGTCACCGTGACGGTGCGCGACTCAGCACAGGCAACTGCCAGCGCGTCGTTCGTTGTGCGCGCTGTGAACGATCCGCCCGAAGTGACGCTCGACGCGACCACCCCTTCTTCTGTGCATATCTTCACGCCATTCAGCGGCGCCGGTTCGTTCTCCGACACCGAAAATGACTCGATCACACTCCAGATCGACTTCGGCGATGGCACGCCTGCGCAAACGATAACTCCAGCGACGGATCGGACGTTCACCTTCAACCATCGGTATGAACGAAGCGGACAGTACACGATGACGGTCACCGTGCGCGACTCAGAATCGACAACGCGCACAACATACCCGGTGCGGGTGATCAATCATCCGCCGGTTGTCACCATCAGCGCACCAGCCCAGATCAAACGTGACGATCCCTTCGTCGGCGCCGGCTCATTCTCCGATGTCGAAGAGGTTCCGCTGAGCAACTGGAATGCGACCGTCGATTATGGCGATGGGAGCGGACCACAACCTCTCGCGCTGTCCGACGAGAAGCGTTTTGTGCTGAACCACTCCTATGCGGAAGAGGGGACATACACCGTCACTGTGCGCGTCTCCGATCGTGAAGGGGCGATCGGAACGGCGTCGATCTCTGTTCGCGTGAGCCGATACTTCGTCGTGTACGTCCCTATGGTCGTCCGCTAG